The sequence GTAAATTTGAAAGGAGCGTCATCCCTATGCTTACTGGCATCAGGATCGTGTTCCTGGGCGGGGACGCGAGACAGATTGAAGTGATTCGCAAATGTGTGGAAATGGATGCTACGGTAAGCGCTGCCGGGTTCGATAAGTGGGAGGCCCCAAGCCCAGGGGTGAGCCTTGAACAAATGTCGGTGGAGCTGTTAAGTAATGCTGATGTACTTGTGCTGCCTACGGTAGGCTGTGATGATGTGGGAAATATTAATGCACTACTGTCTTCTCATCCCCTTCAATTACTCGAAGCGCATATTGCTGCATTGCCGTCACATTGTAAGGTTTATACCGGTATGGCCAAAAGCTACCTGCGTAACCTGTGCGCTAGGCAATCGTTAAAGCTGGTAGAACTGCTAAATCGTGATGATGTAGCCATTTACAACTCCATCCCTACTGCGGAGGGAGCGCTGGTTATGGCGATCCAGAATACCGATTTTACTATTCATGGTTCTACATCCATGGTGCTTGGGATGGGCAGGACTGGATTCACAATGGCAAGAAGTCTTCAGGGATTGGGTTCGAGTGTAAAGGTAGGTGTAAGAAGACAGGAGCATTATGCTCGTGCAGAGGAAATGGGCTGGAAGCCTTTTATGACTGAAGAGCTGCTGCTGCATGTGCCGGATGTTGATCTCATATTTAATACCATTCCGAGCATGATTATTAACGCGCAGATCCTTTCGCGTCTCTCACGGCATTGTGTAATTATCGATTTGGCTTCCGCTCCGGGCGGATGCGATTTCCGATATGCGGAGAAGCGTGGAATTAAGGCGATACTGGCTCCGGGACTGCCTGGAATCGTTGCCCCTAAGAGCGCTGGGATTATTATGGCAAATGCGCTGATACAGTCGATTTCCGACGACACTCTAAACAGGGGGGATGAATAAATGGATTGGCACGGAATTACAGTAGGTTATGCGATAACTGGATCTCACTGCACATTTGCTGAAGTAATGCCGCAAATCCAGCGGTTTATGGATGGGGGAGCGAACGTGGTGCCAATTGTTTCCGCATCGGTGCTGGGAACGGATACTCGCTTTGGCACATCGGAAAATTGGTTAAAACAGTTGAAAGATATAACAGGGAATGATATCATTTCTACAATTGTTGAAGCGGAACCGCTAGGTCCTTCCAAGCTGCTGGATGTGCTGACCATAGCACCTTGCACTGGGAATACAACGAGCAAATTGGCAAATGCCATGACAGATAGTCCGGTGCTAATGGCGGCTAAATCGCAAATGCGCAACGGACGTCCCCTTGTACTAGCCATATCCACCAATGACGGATTGGGACTGAATGCTGCGAATATTGCAAAGCTTCTGGTAACCAAGAATATTTATTTTGTTCCGTTCGGCCAGGATAACCCGCAAGGTAAGCCGAACTCACTCGTGGCGCGAATGGATCTTATCCCAGAGGCCTGTTATGCTGCTCTGCAGGGTAATCAGCTGCAGCCGATGATTATCGAACGGTTTCATTCAGCATAGTCCTACT comes from Paenibacillus sp. 19GGS1-52 and encodes:
- a CDS encoding dipicolinate synthase subunit B, translated to MDWHGITVGYAITGSHCTFAEVMPQIQRFMDGGANVVPIVSASVLGTDTRFGTSENWLKQLKDITGNDIISTIVEAEPLGPSKLLDVLTIAPCTGNTTSKLANAMTDSPVLMAAKSQMRNGRPLVLAISTNDGLGLNAANIAKLLVTKNIYFVPFGQDNPQGKPNSLVARMDLIPEACYAALQGNQLQPMIIERFHSA
- the dpsA gene encoding dipicolinate synthase subunit DpsA produces the protein MLTGIRIVFLGGDARQIEVIRKCVEMDATVSAAGFDKWEAPSPGVSLEQMSVELLSNADVLVLPTVGCDDVGNINALLSSHPLQLLEAHIAALPSHCKVYTGMAKSYLRNLCARQSLKLVELLNRDDVAIYNSIPTAEGALVMAIQNTDFTIHGSTSMVLGMGRTGFTMARSLQGLGSSVKVGVRRQEHYARAEEMGWKPFMTEELLLHVPDVDLIFNTIPSMIINAQILSRLSRHCVIIDLASAPGGCDFRYAEKRGIKAILAPGLPGIVAPKSAGIIMANALIQSISDDTLNRGDE